A stretch of DNA from Methanobrevibacter wolinii SH:
TCAATGTAATAGTACTGATGGAAATATCACTATTTTAAATACTTCTAATTTCCCAGATGTATTAAGGAATATTAATGTAAAATATGATGGTCTTGGAATTGAAGTACCTGAATCTGTAATAATACCAGAAGGTTTAAGTTCAACTCAAGCTAAGGTTACCAGTGCTATGTGGATTATTAAAGCATATATTGATAATCAGGAATTAAGTCTTAATGGAAATGCTAAAATTAAATCTCCATCAAAAATATCTTTTGATGTTGATTATAATGGAAATATTATTATATATCTTTCAGATTCAAATAATACGCCTATTAAAAATGCTATTGTAAACTATAAGATTAACGATATTGATGGTAGATTAATCACTAATGAAAATGGTACTGCCACTATTTCCAATTTAAGTGGAAAAATTGACTTTACAGTTAATTATGCTGGAAATGAGGATTATCTTAATTCAAGCGATAATGCTTTAATACAATTTAAAAAACCTAGTAGAAAATCAACTAATATTGTTTATGGTAATATGACTCAGACTGCTGTTGATTTTTATCATGGTGAGCGTGGTGGTTATTTTACTGTTGTTCTTAGGGATTCTGATAGTAATGTTTTAGTAAATAAGCCTGTTAGTGTTGGTTTTAATGGTGTTGTTTATAATCTTGTAACTGATGGTGATGGTGTTGCTCGTCTTCAGATTAATCTTGCTTGGAGTGGGATTTATACCTTTGCTATTTGTTATTTAGGTGATGATGAGTATACTGGCTGTTTTGAAGTTGCTAAAATTACTATTCTTAAGAAGAATACTCAGGTTGTTGTTCCTCAAAGAACCTATAATTTTAATAGTCGTGTTAAATCTTTAACTATTTCTCTTAAAGGTGAAAATAGTTTGACACACAAATATGTTGAGTTGGTTCAGAATAAGAGAGTCTTTGTTACTGTTAATGGTAAGACTTATAGTGCTGTTACTAATTCTAAAGGTGTTGCTACTGTTAAGGTTAGTGTTAATAGGAGGGGAACTTATATTGTTACTACCAGGTTTGCTGGTGATGGAACTTACAATGGAAAAACAACAAACTCAAAATTAGTAATAAGATAAATTTCAGCTTTAAAATTTTTTAAAAATAGATTTTTTTTATATGGATTAATTTCCATATATTTTTTTTAGTTTTTTAATCTTTTGGTGTTGATTTTTGTTTTAGTGTTTTGATTTTTTATTTATTAATATTATCTGACTTTTTTTTATTTTAATAAATCTAATTTTTAATTATTTTAAAAAAAGAATAAATTTTTGGTTTTTTAATTGTATACATTAATAGTATCTTTTTAAAATAGAATTATTGAAATCTATTTTTAATATAAACTATAATATAGAAAGTTTATAATACTTGATTTAAATATATAATAATGTTAAATATTTTATTTTTATTTATAATTTATAATTATTTTTATGACGTGATTATTAATGAGAACATATAATGAATTTGATGGAAAAACAGTTTTAGTAACTGGTGGAGCAGGTTGTGTTGGTAGTAATTTAACTAAAAAACTTGCAAATTTAGGTGCAAGGGTTATTATTTTTGATAATATGTCTTCTGCTTATCATTGGAATATTCCTAAACATGAGAATATTGAGTTTGTAGAAGGGGATATTAGAAATGATGAAGATTTAAATAGGGTTTTTAAAGAACAACCTGATATTGTATATCATTTAGCTGCTCATTTTGCAAATCAAAATAGTGTAGATCAACCAGAAACTGATTTAATGGTTAATGGTATGGGTATTCTTAAAACTTTAGAACATGCACAACTTACTGGTGTAGATAGATTTATATTTTCTTCATCTGGTTGTGGAGTATATGGTCTTGAATCTAAAATGCCATTTAAAGAAGATGATATCTCTATTTCATTACATACTCCATATCAATTAACAAAACTTTTAGGAGAATTATATACTAATTACTTCCATAACTTATATGATTTACCTATTGTAAATGCAAGATTCTTTAATGTATTTGGTCCTGGTGAAGTTCCTGGAAAATACAGAAATGTAATTCCTAACTTCTTTTATTGGGCTATGAATGGTCAAGCATTACCTATTACTGGTGAAGGTACAGAAACACGTGATTGGACTTTTGTAGGTGATATATGTAATGGTCTTTTAGCTATGGGTATTGAAGAAGATGCTATTGGTGAAGCTATTAATCTTGGTTCTGGTAAAGATCATAGAGTTATTGATATGGCTAATCGTGTAAATGAATTATCTGGAAATGAAGCAGGTATTGAATTTAAAGAAAGAAGAAATTGGGATGCTAAAACTAAACTTTTATCTTCTATTGATAAAGCTAAAGATCTTTTAGGATACAAACCTACTGTTTCCTTTGATGATGGACTTGTTAAAGTTCATGATTGGTTTGTTGATAATTGGGATAATATTCAAGAATCTGCTGAATTTGACTAGTTAGTTTGATTCTTTCAAACTTCTATTTTTTTAATTTTATTTTATATAACTATTTTTTAGATTTAAAATCTTATTTTTTATTATAAACTGTTTTATTGATTGTTATGAAAATTTTAGTAGTACAAGAATCTGATTGGATTAAAAGGAATCCTCATCAACAACATCACCTTATGGATAGAATGTCTGTACGTGGTCATGAAATTAAAGTTATTGATTATCCTATTGATTGGCCTAAAGATTCTCCTGAAGGTAATAAATATGAAAGAGAAGTTATTGATAATGTTTATAAAGTAGATAAAAGAGCAAATATTCAAGTTATTAGACCTGGTTTTATTAAAAAACCTGTACTTAATTATATGTCTCTTTATAATTCTCATAAATCTGAAATTAAAAAACAGATTAAAGAATTTAAACCTGATGTTATTGTAGGATTAGGTTTACTTAATGCATATTCTGCATCTTGTTTATGTAAAAAAAATAATATACCTTTTGTATATTATTTAATTGATGTATTATATGCATTAATTCCTGAGAAAGTATTCCAATCCTTTGGTAAATATATAAATAAAAAAGCTATAAAAAATGCAGATAAAGTCATTACAATTAATGAAAAACTATCTGAACTTGCAATTAATCTTGGTGCAAATCCAGAAAATACAATTAAAATTGATGCTGGAATAGATCTTAAATCATATAATCCAAATCTTGATTCATCAAATATAAAAGCAGAGTATGGTATTAAAGATGATGATATTGTACTATTTTTTATGGGTTTTATTTATGATTTTGCTGGTATGAAAGAATTAGCTATTACTTTAGGTAAAAATAAAGATAAATATCCAAATTATAAAATCATCATTGTAGGTGATGGTGATGCTTATGATGATTTATTAAAGATTAAAGAAGAATATGATTTATCTAATCAGCTTATTTTAACTGGTCGTCAACCTTTTGAAAAGATTCCAGAATTTTTATCTTTAGCAGATTTCTGTCTACTTCCTGCATATATAGATGAAGAAATTATGCAAGATATTGTACCAATTAAAATATATGAATATCTTGCTATGGAAAAAGTAGTTATTGCAACAGAACTTCCTGGAATCTCAACAGAATTTGGATATAATCATGGTGTTGAATATGTTCATGAAGCAAGTGAAGTTTTAGATAAAGCACAATCTATTATTGATGAAGGTAAATATGAAAAACTATCTAAAATTGCACGTGAATATGTTAAAGATAATGATTGGGAAGTAATTACTGATAAATTTGAAAATACTTTAAATGATATTATTAAAAATCATTAATACTTAAAGTTTTAATTAAAATTTAAAAAAACTTAATTTTAATGAAATATTTAATTTTTAAATAAAAACTTTTATTAACTTTAAGTTATATAAAGATAATTGAG
This window harbors:
- a CDS encoding glycosyltransferase, giving the protein MKILVVQESDWIKRNPHQQHHLMDRMSVRGHEIKVIDYPIDWPKDSPEGNKYEREVIDNVYKVDKRANIQVIRPGFIKKPVLNYMSLYNSHKSEIKKQIKEFKPDVIVGLGLLNAYSASCLCKKNNIPFVYYLIDVLYALIPEKVFQSFGKYINKKAIKNADKVITINEKLSELAINLGANPENTIKIDAGIDLKSYNPNLDSSNIKAEYGIKDDDIVLFFMGFIYDFAGMKELAITLGKNKDKYPNYKIIIVGDGDAYDDLLKIKEEYDLSNQLILTGRQPFEKIPEFLSLADFCLLPAYIDEEIMQDIVPIKIYEYLAMEKVVIATELPGISTEFGYNHGVEYVHEASEVLDKAQSIIDEGKYEKLSKIAREYVKDNDWEVITDKFENTLNDIIKNH
- a CDS encoding SDR family NAD(P)-dependent oxidoreductase, with the protein product MRTYNEFDGKTVLVTGGAGCVGSNLTKKLANLGARVIIFDNMSSAYHWNIPKHENIEFVEGDIRNDEDLNRVFKEQPDIVYHLAAHFANQNSVDQPETDLMVNGMGILKTLEHAQLTGVDRFIFSSSGCGVYGLESKMPFKEDDISISLHTPYQLTKLLGELYTNYFHNLYDLPIVNARFFNVFGPGEVPGKYRNVIPNFFYWAMNGQALPITGEGTETRDWTFVGDICNGLLAMGIEEDAIGEAINLGSGKDHRVIDMANRVNELSGNEAGIEFKERRNWDAKTKLLSSIDKAKDLLGYKPTVSFDDGLVKVHDWFVDNWDNIQESAEFD